From the Melanotaenia boesemani isolate fMelBoe1 chromosome 9, fMelBoe1.pri, whole genome shotgun sequence genome, the window TTATATGAGCCATGATGCCTAAAAAGCACAGGTGTGCCTACAGGTGAGTCTAATGATATCATTCAAatcattaaaagtttttaattttctggaATTTACAGCACTGAGTACAGCCAAAGTAAAACCTATCATATACATGTTTCCCACCTACTGAATTTATAATATAGATatatctttataaaaaaaaaagtgaattggCTAGACATGTGGCTGTTAATGATTTTTCGAAGTGGATGTAAACTAAGCAGATCAACCTGAAATAGAACAggtgtatttttattaaaaactttgttGCTTCTTGGTTTTTTGTGCTGAAGCTGTTTTCTCACCTTCCACTAACAAGAAGAAGCCCTTTGGGTTTTTCTGCAGGATGCGGATGGCCTTTTCTGTGGTCTCGAtgatggatggatccatgctcGGGTCTCTTTCTACCTCAAAGCGCAGATCACCAGGTTCAAATAGAGCTGGAGGTGGATGGGTAAACCAAATTAGAATTACAGCATGCCTTCTTTTTTCATCCTCAGCACAGAAATAACAGCAGAAAATGTCTTATTATCATCCTGCTATTTGCAACACACAGGTAGTGATGAACCGCTTTGGAGAAAAAATCCAAACTTCTATCATCAACCTTTAGCAGGAGAGCACTCAGTCCAGAAATAGTTTGATGACTAAACGTACATCTCTGCACCATCACACACCACTTACATCATATACTCAACTGactgtgcagcagctgcagacacaaacgAATGTATTAAATGGACATAATGAAATTACAAATGTATGGAtggtttatgtttatatatctTATACAGAAGATATATATAGCTTATTATAGTTCTGTAGTTCttatttgataaaaaatacACAGGTTTTATCACATGATTTTTTGCTGCTTTCCATTCAGTTATCTCAGTGTCTGGATTGTCCGTCATGTTTCAAATGAAAGTAGCTTGTAATAAATTAGAAATTACTCTATAATTTGTCAGTAGCTAACTTGAATCGATAAGGCTTTCGCTTTGCTAACTGTTAAAGTGAGGTAACAACAGCAGCTAAGCTAGCTCAGAGTATGGGCTTTTATCTGCTGTTTTGATGGCATTCTGACTAGGTCACTATTTGCTGTGGTAGTATAACTACTGttactgaaaatatttatttaaacattttaactaGCTATACAACTGAGCCAGCTGTATTAGCACATACAGAGCACCTTAGAAAATTTTCTAAAAGTCTATTTCTGTTACTTTTATCAGTTTGCTATACGTTAACAACAGCATTACCAAAGCTACCATCTGCTGCTATATGTTAGAATTCAGCATCATGTCTGTTTGTTAGTAATCTTGTTTGCATCCTAGTGTCACTTAAAAACTACTCAGTTTTGAGTTTCTTATACAGcatattatattacattacattactgtTACCTCAGCAATAGAACACTTTTAGAAAGGGTCACAGAACATTTGTCTCATCACTCTGGTGAAGTTACAGTATGCACTTAGCTTacattagcttagcttagcatgaAAGCCAGCCTGAAGCAGTTTGTATAGtgaaaacacagtaaaacagaCAACTCTTCTGGGTCGTCTTACTTCAGGTGGTTTTCCTACGTCCCAGCCTCACTAACATACTTAACTGCTATTTATAGGTGCTTGGACAATGTTTCTCCAGAAACACTAATGTTCTTTATAAACACAATTTAGGTCATGAAAAGAGTGTGATGGAAATGAAAAACCACGTGTGTACAGTTTGTGGGGTTTACATCATTAAAAACAGGGAAGCTGTGGCTTCACACAACACCAATTATGAAAATTACCCATGAGATAGTTCGTAGCATCAGGGTCAACGGCATCAAAGTCTGTTTTATTCCACACATAGTGGGCAACCTGTAACACAGGGAAATGGAACATTTAGGCTGATAATAAACATCTTTATGACATCTTTGTGACTGAAGAAGTCACCTGCTGTCATTGTTGCTTTTCGCTATCCTCTAATACTTAGTTTTCAAATCTATATTTCTATATAATCAGGCAATAGAGTCATTTTTAACTCCTTTGAGCATTGTGTTACAtaattttgcatgttttattgAACCAGAAATTGAACTGGAAGTTTGATGTTTTGGACACTTGATGCTTGCAGACTGTTTTCCATCTGCATCTTAATAATTTACTCTTTACACTGCAATAAGAGCACCTAGCATCTCCATCAGTGCTCCACGGCGAGGTTGGTGTCCTTCTTGAGCAAAGCTTTTCCTTTCATTCACTAAAAACATCTACATATTTATAccatctgaaaagaaaagtcatGACAAAAAGTTTTCCTCTTGGTCTGGGTGAGCTTCTGTAAAAGTTAGGTGAGGTTTTCTAGGTTTgtcttgaagaaaaaaagtcttccATGAGTCACCAGAATGTGCCAAAACTTTCTGCCTACAAATGTTGATACTCGTGCATAGTGTGGTCAGTGAACAGTTCTCATTTAGATTCAGAAACACCAGGCAGGCTGCTATTATGTGACAGTCCCTCTACATTCAAAGGTCTGGGAAACATAGAATCCCAAAGACACACAGAAAGCATCTTAGCAAAACCTGTTAGCGTTACCTTTCCCATTTTCAGGCTTTGCCACTCCTTAATGAGGTCTCGTCCATCTCTTCTCTTGCCCCTGGAGGCAAAGTCACTGGGGTACTCTGGGTCTTTGGTACCCCTGGGGGTCATGTACTTTCTACCTCCACCTATGATCACctggaaacagaaataaagtcaTAAACCCACATGTTCGAACATTATCATAACAATGACCTGTGTCATGAGAACTTACATCGATGTCTACATTTTTGATGAGCTGGGATGATATGTCAGTGCAGCCATCCTTCTTGGCAGCATCGGGCATGTCAGCATCACTGTACCACTTCCTGCTGGCACTGTGGGCGTAAGCTGTTGCTGGGGTGGCATGCTGCACTCGAGTGGTGGTTACTATGCCAACAGACTTCCCTATGACGTAGAAGCAACAGGTGGCATGCTTGTTAGAAAAGTGAGAAACACACTGAAGAGCAGTGTGGGGTTCAATATCCTGCCACAGGATTTCTGGAGGTTGGGACTAAGCTAAGCCAAAACTACAATTTACTGATAAATctacaaaatcatttaaaagtttttatgtaCATAAGTTTTTTCTTGCTCCTCTCTGTGGATTGATGCAGACACAGGGCTTCCAATTaatataaaaagctttttttttttatccttttttgtgTTGGTGACAGCTGCTGTGGTACAGCATGGCCTTTAGTCAGAACACTCCTGCTCattacttattatttttatcctaATTGCTCTGCAATCAGTTTGTCACACATCAAGATGTATGCTGGCTTACTACAAAAAGTCCAAAGGTGACTTCATTAGAAGCTGGACAGGCGTCTGAACTATCTGATGTGTTTCAGGTGTAAAACAGCTGCataaagactttaaaactgttttatctgAGCCATGAGTCTGGCTGCTGTAATCTGATAAGGGATATTTCATGAATAAAGTAACACTGAGGTTATAGTTGTGAAACGAAGAACATAAATTTATACACtactaaatataaacacatctAGTTTGAAATCCATTTAAACATGAGGAGTCACTTTAAACAGCTTGACATTTGGTTCTGGACCTTGGATCTGCAAGCAAGTTTCAGTTTATACAGTGAATGTGTTGGAGTTCACCATCAGTGGAAAAAGCTGTACACAACTCACtcaacacctacacacacccacaccctaCACACAGACACgtacacacctgcacacacatactagttgctgttgtgttcacagtttttactgttttttctctcaGGTGTCCCTATAGATTGTCTGTTGTGTTCTTTTAGAAGattgtttattgtttctttacaggtgtagcagctgttgagtttctctgtttagctttaattgcagttgttgtggtttattttctacttcttcctttgttttattttgttctgtcttttctcCCCCTATTTCTCCTCTATCCACATTTGTCCTTCCGTCCCTGTTtctccagtccagtccagcGGTTATAAGCAAAAGtattttgaaaaaataataaaggataacatttaagattcaaggggagACCCATATCCAAATGGCTCCTCTTGGCcgagtaaatttgttcagcactgTGGCGGGGTTCTTCGCCAACCAATAAAACAGGCAAGCTGTACTTCTGTTTGTGGTGGATTTATTGTGCTCGTGGCTCCCACTGTGCTCAACAGTgcaaaaaatgtccaaaaactccagtaaaagttatatttacatatttacaaaaaatggaaaaagggaaaacaaacaTATACCGTTTGTCTCTCCTGAGACCAGCCAAAAATATTCCAATATTCTATCAATCGATCCTTCCAGTTGCCAGCAATGCAACTCAATGAATGACCCTCTGCACTTCTCAGGCTTCCCTTTAAATCCTCTAAGCCCCTCCCCTTATACTCAATAATGCTTAATTTCTACATATAAATCACTTTAGTTAAGTTATTTTTAAGtttccacaaaaataaaataattacaaaaataacacaaattctaCACATTCATTTAGAATATTCATATTCATGACAGTAGCAGAAATACCAAAGTAATCAAcggtttttaaaataaaaatgtttggtgTAAACCGGAGTGATCACATGATCATGACGTCACTTCCGCATGTCGGCCAGGTCGGCTTCTTAACAGTGGATTGGATATTGCCTCGGTTTTCAAGAATCTTGATCTCCACTGGTGTGAACTAAGAGTGTCAGAGTATTCTGTTATGGATGATAATCATGATCAAAATTactcatttcttttaataatacaTACCTAAATTCATCATCATGAACTGATGGAATTTTTTCTCTGTATGTCTCAATGAATGTacatatctaaaataaaatctataacTACTTTGAAGTTGTAATTTTGCAGAATTTCAACACAGAATATTCCTGTTAATTTGGTGACAATCGTGCATTTAGTGACATTCATCAGAAAAATATAGGATGGTTTCAAAATGGTTTCATATGCATATTTTATGTATGTGAAATTCAGAATAGGCACTTTCACCACTATTTTCATGGTGAAATAGAGTCATTTTGGgatcaaatgtaaaaattaaaaacttatatgaaaaaaatttattgtattgtaattttattgtaaaaatctCAGAAGGAGTGATCTTTgaactttattaaaacagatGCACTTACAGGTCAGTGAATATCTAACAGGATAACCATCCAGAAACAAATGCATATATCTCACTAAACTTTAATGCTGTGAACAGTCCATGTATGTATTTTAAAGCTATAAATATATccagctgcagcacaaacaaAGTTGTTTTCTGAGGACCAAACATGGTCCACCACTAAACCAGAGTAAtttttcttgatgttttttAAGAGGCTGGCATGCCCATTAGTTATAATGTTTGTCAGATCTTTTTGTATATTGTAAGGGAGTAGGTGGAGTAGGTGGCTGTATTACAGTACCACACTTTTAAGTTTCCTATGTGGTTTCTGAATATATTCTGAATATATTTTCAACTATATGTTGGCGTCCACCAAGCACTAAGTTATGATTGCTTGatcaaataaaaattcatttataacctttatttaatgttttattctggATGTTTTATTTGGTAGATTGTCTCTCTCTGTTAAAATAACACTAAAAATAATGAACTGTTGATGTCTCTTTAAGAGGATAAACTTACATAATCAGAAGGGGGTTAAAAAACTATTTACCCTGCAGGGCTGTGCTGATTTGGTCATAAACCTGGGAATTCAGGAGGCAGAGTTATGCTAATCTATGTGAATTAGgtagtttttaatttcttttctgagctgaaacatgacagatttttttaaaaaagcagagaATAGTTAATAATACGGAAccaaaagtttttgtttttggagaTTCAACTTGTGTATGTTGTGAGGCAGCATTTCTAATCCAGGTTATCTTTCTGCACACTGAAATGTTCAGTACATGTATTTTAGCAGgtagaaaaacaacagcaaagagTGAAGAAAACTCATCTGGTGACACCTCACATCCATCTTGAGACCTCTGGGGGGGTCCTGGCCCCAGATGTTCCCCTCCAGTAACATAAATGATGATAAAGTGGAGGTCGTTTTGTGAAATGTGCTTTTAAAACATCATAttctgtaatttcttttttcaggTCAAAGACTAAAAATAGTTTTCTGGTTCTAcgtaacacacacaccttcacacatcTACCATCAGTCAGTAGGGCTGTTCCTATCTGTAGCTGATGAAAACAGTGGCGACAGTCAAGGTCTTTCCTGAGCAGGACATCGTCCTGCGGTCGATCCTGAGTCCCTGCAGCCCACAGCCAAGCGCTCAGCCGGAAAATCAACTTTGGTGAAGACCTGAGGGGTTTTCTTGTCTCGaggacagttacaggaatctgTTTGCTCCTCAAACATGACTCAGCATTACTGTCTGTGCTGCAGAAGTCTGCTTTCACCTTGTTCCAGCATCATGTAAGGATTAACTGTCCTTTGGCAGGTCTGAGCTCCTTCTGAAGGTCAGCTCTGcttagaaagttttttttttaatatgctcAGTGTCCTTTGGGCAGTCATGtcatcttgtttttgttatcaATTTGTGCAGTTTCATGAGAATTTTCTGAAAGTACTTTCCAGTCTGTCAACTGGAACATTAAGTCAACATTAAGTTgcacattaaacaaatttctgATGGCCTGAAAGATTATGCAACTCAGTATGTGTCAATCAAAACGATGCATCTGTGGAAAACAGGGGTTCCAGGCAATTTGCAAAACTATTAACTGCTTCACAAAAGAAAAGGTTGATCCttgtataaaaaacaaatatcacTATTTTACATCCCAACAACCTAATAAATAAGCCTGTCCCTGTGGTTTCTAACTCTGAATACTACAGGGATTTACTTGACATCATGTCTCTGTCTTGGGGTGACCTCACCTGCATCTTTGGCCCACTTCAGGATAGACGTGACCTCGTTCCCCTTCTGGGTTTTGCAGACCCCGTTACGAGCCGCCGCGCTTACTCCAATGGTGTTCAGGTTGGTTTTCACTCCACACAAATACGCCGTGGCTGTGGCTGCACTGTCGGGAATCTGGAAGTCCACACTGAAGGTctgcatacacaaacacacacacacacacagatgatcAAAAACATAAACTGCTGGAAAGCATGAGCCTGATCTGAATAAAGATTACAGGTAGTTAAAAGAGCAGAACATTAATCATTATTGtcataatttaatcatttatgtCTTTAGAATGTTATTTAACATATAAATACCTATTTGTGTTATATATGCAAAACATTTATCAGCTccaactaaagaaaataaagaaaaaactaaatccaAGTAAAGAAACAGCCAAATATTGACATAAATCTGACGCAACTAGTCACAAGCACCTAAAACTACAAACACTACATTTATAATCATCAGTATAATGGATTGGGTCAGAATACActgtaaaagctttaaaatcatCTGAGCCAAAAgatgctgtttgaccttcactTTAGGACCATCTCGAAGATTACAggactgatgtctcagcaggatttatgcatttatctttagtagacgaGACTACTGCGAtcagtccagaacgctgctgttctaagaccaggaaagtggatcatagaactccagtcctcagatctttacactggcttcctgtctgtcaaggAATTGACTTCTAATTCTGCAGTTAGtttaaagcactgaatggtttaggagcaaaatacattcatgatcttctggtttgttatgaaccaactAGATCCCTCAGGACATCAGGGTcaagtctactttctgttctcagaatcagaactaaacatggagaggctgTGTTCAGTTTCTGGAACAAACTGTGGGTTTGAAACTCtctgctgctttaaataaagattaaaatctatctattttttatttttattaaaacagctgttaattcctcacactgtaATTTTTGCTTGTTGCATTTCATCTTATTCTATAttagcttttcatttttttatcaaatttcttttatttcttttaaaagtttgtttctaaagcactttttaatgcttcttctgcaccctgtgatgcttttaatgttttatgtaaagcactttaatgTGTTGGGTAAATTAACCTGTCTTGCCCTCAACGGGAGTTTTATTTGCATCTTAACTCAGCTTGTAGCTGAGACATGACTGTTCTAGtctgagaaaagaaaactcaaGTATTATCAGTAATAAACTACAGATTTCAATATAAAGGAGAGAGAATATTTGTTTTAGATCACTTTGGCTTCTTTTTCACTAAAGACGAACGGGTGCCGGTTTGGTGCTGGTGCTAGAGCCGGTGCTTAGCTGGTACGTTCAGCATACCTGTTCGGTTTTCCAGCAGATGGAGCCAAGTCGTTGCTGTGTCATTACGTCATCTAAAACGCAACTGACTAAGCCACCTTGAGCAGAAGAAAGGAGGAAGCGCTCAAGCAAAGATTAACATGGAGTTCACAGTGTCCTGCTCTTGTTCTTCCAAACCTGCCTAGACTCCCACAGATGGACCAGTCGTCTGTTCATGGCTATCCACGAACATTTGATTATGAAGCGCAGAGAACAGTGACTACATTTAAGGACAGAGATAATTATTCAAAGTTATGTTACAATGTTTTTAGCCATTAGCTACAACAGGTAGCCCAACGTTGCACTGACTATTCTTACATCGATTACATGGTACAAACGTAATGACATTTATGTCTATTTtgcaatttccctttgggattaatgaTGTATTTTTCTAATATTAGATGGTGTTGGGGCAGATTCTGATGCATAGGCTGCCTGTTGTCTGGACACATCCACGGTCAAGATTCTGGTGGGATTGCATTGTTCTGGATTTTACTACATAGCAGTTTGTGCAAAACGTCCTCGTGTCCCCGAAGTCCTCCCTGTTGTGATCAGACCACAGCCATCTGTTCTAAAGAATACACACATTATTAAATGTGTATCCAGTCCAAAATTTCGTCTAAGACATTCTGTATGATTAGtttacagaatgaatgaatgcgaCTGACAGTTTACAGGTAAATATTCAGGCATCCATGCAGTCAACCATATattccagtgtgtgtgtgtgtgtgtgtgtgtgtgtgtgtgtgtgtgtgtgtgcaccttAGCCAGTCCCACATGGGGGAAAGTGTCCATGGTCATCACCGTCTCCTCTCCGGTGCGGTTCTGCAGCTGTCCTTTCAGGATCCGAGCTGCTGTGTAGGTTGTGAGTCCCATACCTGACACACAcatcacaaacagaaacacacacacattttcacatatttcacCTCTAACACACTCCCTCGCTTTAAAGATCTGTGATGCTTTAACATATCTTCTTACTCTCTTTTAGCCCAAGCTTGAGTCAAAAATCAAATCAGACTCTGACTCCTAAAGGTGTTTGTCTCACCTGTTGAGCCAGGTGGGGCTGTTCAGTAACACCTTCAGGTCAGGAAATGACAGTGTTTTCTGTAACTTACCGTCTCCCAGGAAGAAAACAATGTTCTTGGCAACATTGGCATTGAGCTTTCTGTCCAGCACCCACTGTAAGTTCTCCCTGGCCTGTGACCTCCAGTATTCAGGGTCCTCCTCCTCTACTGCAGGCAAACAAAGATCAAACTGGTCTTAATCCTGAAATAATTTCTGTTATCAGGAAGAACCTGGCTCCATAATGCACACACTGTAAAAACCTACAAAGTTGTCATTTCAACATTTCTTTCTAAGTTAGGTGAGCAcatagttaataaaaaaaagctaagcTATCTCAAAATGTCAAGTTTACAAATCACTTGtgcaataaaatgaaagaacttTAGATAATGGAGCAACTAAGAGCACCATGCAGGTAAAATGGTTTTCAAGTCTTGGGAATAGTCTAATCTCACCATGATGATACTATGAATACATGTTAGTAACAGATACAAGataaaagttcagacacatATTCTACAGTAGTGTATATCTGAGTGTATTAGTGTGTATTAGTGTGTATggtttatataaatatgtatattctCTTTGCTGGACATGAATATATTGATACTTGGGTTCTGGGCATATATTGGACATTCCTGCAACTTCAGTATGTAAAATGTTGAatggaaatgtttattattcctAATAAATAAGATTACTGTTAAAGGGTGTTTGAAGTCccatccaactttatttataaagcactttaaaacaaccacagtggaTCGAAGTACAaagaataaatcaataaaaacaataaatccaGACTTCTGGGGCTGAagggtggtgtggtggttcCCCCTGTtgtctcacagcaagaaggttcttGGTTTGCATCTCAGCTGGGGGGAGAGGTTCGAgctgtggagtttgcatgtgtatatactgtatctcacagaagtgagtacacccctcgcatttttgcaaatatttcattatatcttttcatgggacaacactatagaagtgaaactttgatatacaggacaccaaactataaaaactaaacttcgATATAAAGTTGAGTAAGTGCAACTAAAAGACTCGTGTTTTGTGAACCTGCATTCAGTGGgtaaataaagttgtaatattaAGTTGGACTCAATTTTCAATTTAACATGAGTTGTTTCAGCTCAAAGATATGAGTAGACCTGAATATCTATCCTTAGGTTCACACACCCTAATTGTGCTAACTCAAAATAGACAATAGAAGTCTGACAACTAGAAGTCAGGTTTCATGTTGTGAAGATTTGCTTCTCATGTCCATCTGCACAAATCAGTAGCTTACAGTTCATGACGAGTAATATTCCTCAACTTTATGACATTGCAAAGTGCTTGAGTGGCTCTTTAAAGTGCATGTCCTTGCTCAGGTGTAACTTTGTGCTTTGAAGCAACATCAAACTGAGATTCTGAGAGGCTCTATGTGCATCCTGCAGCAGATCACTGTGAGCAGAATAAAAACTGTCCTCTGGGACTCCACTGTGTGTGTCAGGATGCATGTTTTGTAGCAGCAGCTGTCATATCTCACTCTCGTGCTCTCTTATCTGCTGCCATACATCTCCGGGTGCTGTAAACAGTTTGATGTGACCGTCCGCCATGAATGCTGATTAAACAGTTGCATAACTCCACACGGACTGAACGTACTGATCTGAAAGGGCTGGAAGCTTCCTCCAAAGCACCCACAGAAGGTTCAAACCATGAAAGCTAATGTGGAAACTGAGAAACGACGAAGGAGAAGAAAGGGAAAGCAGAGAAATGAATGCTGAATGGCAGATGATTAAGTTTTAAAGGTGTATGTAAGAAACCTAGAAAAGAAGTCTGATACTTGGGTAAAAAGAGAATCCAACATCAAAGTCCTTTTCAGGACTCTGTGATGATGAATGACACCAAAAATCTGCTGGTTTGGGtagaagaaagaaggaaaacaataaGTCTCAAAGTGTCACCAgatgaaagagaaataaatgtgtgtggCTTTAGGCATCATCACACTGTACAGGTTTTAAATGagataatctgattaaaacaaagatataaACTCTGATATATGGTAATTAACTGAGGAAAAGCAGTGCTGGGATTTCCTAAACTTCACTGTTTATTGTTATAGTGTCAGAACACCTTCAGTATTGATATCAGCTCTAATTCCCTGTTTCAATAAGCTTATGTAACATCACAACGTTAAGGAAGAGCAGAGTTTCAATACTGCAGTTTACCAGAAACCCACACACAGACCAGTATCTGCTTTTGGACTCAAACCACCCACTGTGAACAGAAATTGTCCATCTTCAGCACTTTACACCATCAGGCTGAAAACCTTTCTACGAGGACGGAGGGAGAACTCaaggaacaaaaacacattaagaaagcAGTTCAAACCTGTTGACATCCCAACTGGACTTTCATCAAATCAGCTAAATCTGGAAAAGCATCATGAACAGGAAagccagaaaaaaacaggagcaaGAATGTTGTTCCATAAAAGCAAAACCCTCAGACAGAAGCTGCCAGAGGACAAAACACCCAAACACAAGCTGAGTGGTGTCGGGTGGCTGGGCAGCAAGGAATGTTCACACCTTTATACAGCAGAGACCATGAACTCATAGCACAACACAGGAGAACAGCTCAACAGGTCCAGATTCACACGTCCATCTGCATCTCCAGCATAAACGACACCTTTCTCAAGACAGTAATGTCCACATTTTGGACAGAAGACAGCTGGTTTGAGGGAGGcgtcaagaaaagaaaaccatcCCTGAAAAGAGGACCTACAATGCTGCTTTGACTCTTCTCCCAGGAGTTTCACATCAGTCATACATTGGACCACAACAGTTTTAGCAGTTCACAGGCAGCAAGGAAAACGGATTGGTCCAGAGAGTCAGTGACACCATGTGACCTTAACGCCCCATTTCCACAAACGGATGCGGGTCTGTAcgcattatttttatttttttattttttgcatttccacagacAAAAACGGGAAGGGTACCGGAATATCCAATCTGATCCATCCCACTTTTCTGGGACCCTTTCAGTGGGCTCCAAATCTTACCTATCTGATCACAAGGGGTGGAGCCTAACACACTGCAATCCTTTGATTGGTCAAAAGAGTCATCCCTTCCTGTGCGAATcaacagctccatgtttaaatatacggtggattttagttgtttatagCCACACACCTAAAGAACTTAAACTGCCGGATGTCCaccattttcctcctttttatcTGTGTTGTGTTCTTCTTAGTTATTATTCAAGCAATGCGTTGCACTGCCATAACATTATGCTATTACTTTCCGGCTGAAGGGCTCAGTCCTGCCGCTCCAGATCGATTCATGAACATCATTATCAGCCAGTATAACAGAGGTCTTCAGATCCTTTAGATACTACCCTGACTTCCTTTAATGACCTCACAGATGTCACTTCTTACAGTGATCTTTACTGGTCAAGCTCTACTGCCGAGTCTAATGctggtttctttcattttacacCATCTGATTGGCTGGGTCCAAACTTTTTGAATAGTTTTTGCTAATCTTATCCATCCTGATGAGGATCAGCATCCGCAGCTTATTTGGTCATCCAATTGTGAAGatcaaatgtgtttaaattgtTGTTGACACCTGCatcttattcagaactctgctgctcgagtcctcactaagaccaagaaagtggaccccatcagtccagctctgaggtctttacactggctgcctgttcgtcagaggatagactttaaagttctgctgctggtctagaaagctctgaatggtttaggaccaaagttcatcagtgacctcttgacccagtatgaacctgccagaaccctcaggtcatctggatccagtttcttatcagttcccagagtcagaaccagacatggagaagctgcattcagcttctatgctccacatgtctggaacaaactcccagaaagcctcagatcagctgaaacactcagtttatttaaatccaggttaaagacccacctgttctctgctgcatttcattagtttttatttagaagtcaaaatctacatctggttcttttaagctgtagtcatgttttaatattgtctttccccacactggaaccttatttcttgtattttatctaatttattttagcatctcccttctgtt encodes:
- the alp3 gene encoding alkaline phosphatase, tissue-nonspecific isozyme, yielding MADGHIKLFTAPGDVWQQIREHEIEEEDPEYWRSQARENLQWVLDRKLNANVAKNIVFFLGDGMGLTTYTAARILKGQLQNRTGEETVMTMDTFPHVGLAKTFSVDFQIPDSAATATAYLCGVKTNLNTIGVSAAARNGVCKTQKGNEVTSILKWAKDAGKSVGIVTTTRVQHATPATAYAHSASRKWYSDADMPDAAKKDGCTDISSQLIKNVDIDVIIGGGRKYMTPRGTKDPEYPSDFASRGKRRDGRDLIKEWQSLKMGKVAHYVWNKTDFDAVDPDATNYLMALFEPGDLRFEVERDPSMDPSIIETTEKAIRILQKNPKGFFLLVEGGRIDQAHHDGRVYMALHEAVAFDDAITKALELTKEEETLTIVTADHSQPVTFNGFPFRGQSILGKSPLWGTDMLPYTTLMYGNGPGHKLINGKRPDIRNITTKSKDYVQFSAAPMQSTTHSGEDVAVLARGPMAHLFSGVQEQNYIAHAMGYAACIGADLRHCQGQVEPPVAHSTFPTDGVGSARASAAVLSSLLSLVLILIVLM